One window of Paenibacillus albicereus genomic DNA carries:
- a CDS encoding AAA family ATPase, with the protein MNHLVESLERRIHGQSRNIRLLVTALVAGGHVLLEGVPGLGKTSLARELAALSGCGWRRIQFTPDLLPGDITGSVTYSMQEQSFSVVKGPVFTNVLLADEINRSGPKTQAALLEAMEERQTTIQGTSYELPEPFFVVATQNPVEYDGTYPLPEAQLDRFLFKLVLDYPGEQAEIGILRSHRRAGSIREAAPEPAVSPAELLELQRRVEDVVVQDAIYGYVAALVRATRDTDGVQLGASPRAGIALLRAASAWALLEGRDYMTPDDIKEMALPVLRHRLLLTPQAELEGMTGESIIRQTLASVPVPR; encoded by the coding sequence ATGAATCACTTGGTCGAATCGCTGGAGCGGCGGATACACGGACAGAGCCGCAACATCCGTTTGCTCGTCACGGCGCTGGTCGCGGGCGGGCATGTGCTGCTGGAGGGCGTGCCGGGACTCGGCAAGACGAGCCTGGCGCGCGAGCTGGCGGCGCTGTCGGGCTGCGGCTGGCGCCGCATCCAGTTCACGCCGGACCTGCTGCCGGGCGACATCACGGGCAGCGTGACCTACAGCATGCAGGAGCAGAGCTTCTCCGTCGTCAAAGGGCCGGTATTCACGAACGTGCTGCTCGCCGACGAGATCAACCGCTCCGGTCCGAAGACGCAGGCGGCGCTGCTGGAGGCGATGGAGGAGCGGCAGACGACGATCCAGGGCACGTCATATGAGCTGCCCGAGCCGTTCTTCGTCGTCGCGACGCAAAATCCGGTCGAGTACGACGGCACGTATCCGTTGCCGGAGGCGCAGCTCGACCGGTTCCTGTTCAAGCTCGTGCTGGACTATCCCGGCGAGCAGGCGGAGATCGGCATCCTGCGCTCGCATCGGCGGGCAGGAAGCATCCGCGAAGCCGCTCCGGAGCCGGCCGTATCGCCGGCCGAGCTGCTGGAGCTGCAGCGCCGGGTCGAGGATGTCGTCGTTCAGGACGCCATCTACGGCTACGTCGCCGCGCTCGTGCGCGCGACGCGCGACACCGACGGCGTGCAGCTCGGAGCGAGTCCGCGCGCGGGCATCGCGCTGCTGCGGGCGGCGTCCGCTTGGGCGCTGCTGGAAGGACGCGACTACATGACGCCGGACGACATCAAGGAAATGGCGCTCCCGGTGCTTCGCCACCGGCTGCTGCTGACGCCGCAGGCGGAACTGGAGGGGATGACCGGTGAAAGCATCATCCGGCAAACGCTGGCATCGGTTCCGGTCCCGCGCTGA
- a CDS encoding DUF58 domain-containing protein, translated as MKASSGKRWHRFRSRADRLLRHAPLPTPRLAWWTAGGGAAAALFGAAGLELQAAVVWLAALAALSAADLARLPRASAWSARRELPESAEIGREFAVRLELTCRTGLPLRVELADDIPDRFDRPDGRSASGMLERGRLQASYRLRALERGRFRFGEVDVRWSGGLGLWRKQAQLAAEDGIRIDPDLSGVRGVLASAQDSLLVDGKRIHRRQRGGTEFDAIREYAAGDDIREVNWRATARSGRLLTNLYRPEKGKTLVLLLDCGRQMGVELDGRVKLDRTLEAALTLAAAALRQGDLVSLIAYSSRVKLYIPPGRGLEQLQALTRAASGIAPDYAEAGAAVGLGFLLQRVRRRSFAVLFSDMDHYLHDAELLPYAAKLRKQHHLVLMSLQNPALRELEERVPETASDAYVRSMAASYALERQLLVRRLGSGGVPMLDASPDQLATSAVSAYLDIRDKI; from the coding sequence GTGAAAGCATCATCCGGCAAACGCTGGCATCGGTTCCGGTCCCGCGCTGACCGGCTGCTGCGGCACGCGCCGCTGCCGACGCCGCGTCTCGCATGGTGGACGGCCGGCGGCGGCGCTGCGGCCGCGCTGTTCGGAGCGGCCGGCCTCGAGCTCCAAGCCGCCGTGGTTTGGCTGGCCGCCCTTGCCGCGCTGTCGGCCGCCGATCTGGCGCGGCTGCCTCGGGCGTCCGCCTGGTCGGCGCGCCGCGAGCTGCCGGAGAGCGCGGAGATCGGCCGCGAGTTCGCCGTGCGGCTGGAGCTGACCTGCCGCACGGGACTGCCGCTGCGCGTGGAGCTGGCCGACGACATCCCGGACCGGTTCGACCGTCCGGATGGCCGCAGCGCGTCCGGCATGCTGGAGCGCGGCCGGCTGCAGGCGTCGTATCGCCTCCGCGCGCTGGAGCGCGGGCGGTTCCGTTTCGGCGAGGTGGACGTGCGCTGGAGCGGCGGACTCGGCCTGTGGCGCAAGCAGGCGCAGCTGGCCGCGGAGGACGGCATCCGCATCGATCCCGACCTGTCGGGCGTGCGCGGCGTGCTCGCCTCGGCGCAGGACTCGCTGCTCGTCGACGGCAAGCGGATCCACCGCCGCCAGCGCGGCGGCACCGAGTTCGACGCGATCCGCGAGTATGCGGCCGGCGACGACATCCGCGAGGTCAACTGGCGGGCGACGGCGCGCTCCGGCCGGCTGCTCACGAACCTGTACCGGCCCGAAAAGGGCAAGACGCTCGTGCTGCTGCTCGACTGCGGCCGCCAGATGGGCGTCGAGCTGGACGGCCGGGTGAAGCTCGACCGGACGCTGGAGGCGGCGCTTACGCTGGCCGCCGCCGCGCTCCGGCAGGGCGACCTCGTCTCGCTGATCGCTTATTCGAGCCGCGTCAAGCTGTACATCCCGCCCGGCCGCGGGCTGGAGCAGCTGCAGGCGCTGACCCGCGCGGCGAGCGGCATCGCGCCGGATTACGCCGAGGCAGGAGCGGCCGTAGGACTCGGCTTCCTGCTGCAGCGCGTGCGGCGGCGCTCGTTCGCGGTGCTTTTTTCCGATATGGACCACTATCTGCATGACGCCGAGCTGCTCCCGTACGCGGCCAAGCTACGCAAGCAGCATCATCTCGTGCTGATGTCGCTGCAGAATCCGGCGCTGCGCGAGCTCGAGGAGCGGGTTCCCGAGACGGCTAGCGACGCCTACGTACGGAGCATGGCGGCGTCTTATGCGCTGGAGCGGCAACTGCTCGTCCGTCGACTCGGCAGCGGCGGCGTGCCGATGCTCGACGCCTCTCCGGACCAGCTGGCGACGAGCGCGGTGAGCGCCTATCTCGACATCCGCGACAAAATCTGA
- a CDS encoding stage II sporulation protein M, with product MDTTTFIRRHKPAWAELEALLDLLGRRKARPGAGQLDRFAELYRSASANLAYLQTHAPASEAALLLGDLVSRAHNQLYAGGAAGRSKPLEFLLWGFPLLLKRRLPFIALAGALLLLGELLGYLAVRDNPAAIHSLLPAGMADNVDPARTADDRGDINSAVVSAQIMTNNIRVAVLAFLSGATLGLLTIYLMVFNGMLVGGLAAVFAQAGYSYTFWAYILPHGIIELAAIFIAGGSGFYMGYKFFVPGELPRRIVFVQAAKESALLLLGTIPLFVIAGLIEGYITPASLPLELKYAVAGLTLAAFTAYCVYGAKRGERESGGTIASPFRKEVRP from the coding sequence ATGGACACGACGACATTCATCCGGCGGCACAAGCCGGCCTGGGCGGAGCTCGAAGCCCTGCTCGACCTGCTCGGGCGGCGCAAGGCGCGGCCCGGCGCGGGCCAGCTCGACCGTTTCGCGGAGCTGTACCGGAGCGCCTCGGCGAATCTGGCCTACCTGCAGACGCATGCGCCCGCGAGCGAGGCGGCGCTGCTGCTCGGCGACCTCGTGTCGCGGGCGCACAACCAGCTCTATGCGGGCGGAGCCGCAGGGCGCAGCAAGCCGCTCGAGTTCCTGCTCTGGGGCTTCCCGCTGCTGCTGAAGCGGCGGCTGCCGTTCATCGCGCTCGCGGGGGCGCTGCTGCTGCTCGGCGAGCTGCTCGGCTACCTCGCCGTGCGCGACAATCCGGCGGCGATCCACTCGCTGCTGCCTGCCGGCATGGCGGACAACGTCGATCCCGCGCGCACGGCCGACGACCGCGGCGACATCAACAGCGCGGTCGTCTCCGCCCAGATCATGACCAACAACATCCGCGTGGCCGTGCTCGCGTTCCTGAGCGGAGCGACGCTCGGCCTGCTCACCATCTACCTGATGGTGTTCAACGGCATGCTCGTGGGCGGACTTGCCGCCGTGTTCGCGCAGGCGGGGTACAGCTATACGTTCTGGGCCTACATCCTGCCGCATGGCATCATCGAGCTGGCGGCGATCTTCATCGCGGGCGGCTCGGGCTTCTACATGGGCTACAAGTTCTTCGTGCCCGGCGAGCTGCCTCGGCGCATCGTGTTCGTGCAGGCCGCCAAGGAATCCGCGCTGCTGCTGCTCGGCACGATTCCGCTGTTCGTCATCGCGGGCCTCATCGAGGGCTACATCACCCCGGCCTCGCTGCCGCTCGAGCTCAAGTACGCTGTCGCCGGACTGACGCTCGCCGCGTTCACGGCGTACTGCGTTTACGGCGCGAAGCGCGGGGAGCGCGAGAGCGGGGGGACGATAGCCTCCCCATTCCGAAAGGAGGTCCGACCATGA
- a CDS encoding RDD family protein: protein MTMKEPYSERQTTFVTPEQVRLQLRTAGLGSRAIAHLIDALLLLAASALIVFGTAGSLYLLSSSWFPNDGYDYVFAGMFLLLIVVNVGYFIVMEAYRGGQTIGKKALGLRVLQASGQSATILPVVIRNLFRLLDFLPMGYFAGSVAIFFSRADKRIGDMVAGTIVVAEATAEQRGRRARIDKRIARLQSKGLRLPELARDLGAAERALLDERDWQLLSGWAERIDPKPPIGAQGLEQRIWQHFTEKLGHSRAAYNDPRGYLAALYLAVREDWEL, encoded by the coding sequence ATGACGATGAAAGAACCCTATTCCGAAAGACAGACGACGTTTGTCACCCCAGAACAGGTGCGGCTGCAGCTGCGGACCGCCGGCCTCGGCAGCCGGGCGATCGCCCACCTGATCGACGCGCTGTTGCTGCTCGCGGCCTCGGCGCTGATCGTATTCGGAACGGCGGGCAGCCTCTACCTGCTGTCCTCGTCCTGGTTCCCGAACGACGGCTACGACTACGTGTTCGCCGGCATGTTCCTGCTGCTGATCGTAGTGAATGTCGGCTATTTCATCGTGATGGAGGCGTACCGGGGCGGCCAGACGATCGGCAAGAAGGCGCTGGGGCTGCGCGTGCTCCAGGCGAGCGGCCAGTCGGCGACGATCCTGCCGGTCGTCATCCGCAACCTGTTCCGGCTGCTCGACTTCCTGCCCATGGGCTACTTCGCGGGCAGCGTCGCGATCTTCTTCAGCCGCGCCGACAAGCGCATCGGCGACATGGTGGCCGGGACGATCGTCGTCGCGGAAGCGACGGCGGAGCAGCGCGGACGCCGCGCGCGCATCGACAAGCGGATCGCCCGCCTGCAGTCGAAGGGGCTGCGGCTGCCGGAGCTCGCCCGCGACCTCGGCGCGGCGGAGCGCGCTCTGCTGGACGAGCGCGACTGGCAGCTGCTGTCCGGCTGGGCCGAGCGCATCGATCCCAAGCCGCCGATCGGCGCCCAAGGGCTCGAGCAGCGCATCTGGCAGCACTTCACCGAGAAGCTCGGCCACAGCCGGGCGGCCTACAACGATCCGCGCGGCTACTTGGCCGCGCTATACCTCGCTGTGCGCGAGGACTGGGAGCTGTAG
- a CDS encoding transposase, with the protein MRQRNQVFEEVRNKVAQEALAGIRTGVLARKYDVSPKTIRNWVREYQEKMGDDALPTIDQRIDDAKRLAELEAKYDQALKALGEKELENKILQELVKKTRPASMNGLPSPNHSSSRDTR; encoded by the coding sequence ATGAGACAACGGAATCAGGTCTTTGAAGAAGTCCGCAACAAGGTGGCTCAGGAGGCGCTGGCTGGGATCCGGACCGGCGTGCTTGCACGGAAGTATGATGTTTCTCCAAAGACCATCCGCAATTGGGTGCGGGAGTACCAGGAAAAGATGGGCGACGATGCCCTCCCGACGATCGACCAGCGGATCGACGACGCCAAGCGGCTGGCGGAGCTAGAAGCCAAATACGATCAGGCGCTGAAGGCATTAGGCGAGAAAGAGCTGGAAAACAAAATTCTGCAGGAACTTGTAAAAAAGACCCGCCCTGCCTCGATGAACGGCTTGCCGTCGCCGAATCATTCATCGAGCAGGGACACGCGGTAG
- a CDS encoding IS3 family transposase has product MEQGHAVAPVLRTSGVSSSTYYSRRSRIDSDRPAPVSVGRPCSSFTLTRSGKPICNEQVKEWLLELVSGEEHGYGYSMLTDCLRSQYNLVINKKKAYRFCQELGVLHSQRKKQVQHPRRLARNHTITGSNQLWQLDIKYGYVAGYGQFFFLADMIDVFDRTIVGYHLGSSCSAKSVCSMVKRALEQRIAPGAAMPIIRTDNGPQFVSRAFGELAQQAGFVHERIPPKTPNMNAYIESFHATLEHWVLRKEQFETFDEAFHAVEEFMDFYNNRKMHGSLARRSPADFMAWVSEQKPDLTRFQRAV; this is encoded by the coding sequence ATCGAGCAGGGACACGCGGTAGCTCCTGTTCTTCGCACCTCCGGTGTCTCCAGCTCGACGTACTATAGCCGTCGGAGCCGGATCGATTCGGACCGGCCAGCTCCAGTCTCTGTCGGGCGTCCCTGCTCCTCCTTCACCCTCACCCGATCCGGAAAGCCAATCTGCAACGAGCAGGTCAAAGAATGGCTGCTCGAGCTTGTTTCCGGCGAAGAGCACGGCTACGGCTATTCCATGCTGACGGACTGCCTGCGCAGCCAATACAACCTTGTCATCAACAAGAAAAAGGCGTACCGGTTCTGCCAAGAGCTCGGCGTGCTTCATTCCCAACGAAAAAAGCAAGTGCAGCATCCCCGGCGGTTGGCGCGAAACCATACCATTACCGGATCCAACCAGCTGTGGCAGCTGGATATTAAATATGGCTACGTGGCTGGCTACGGCCAATTTTTCTTCCTTGCGGATATGATTGATGTGTTTGACCGTACGATTGTGGGCTACCATCTGGGCTCCAGCTGCAGCGCCAAGTCGGTGTGCAGCATGGTGAAGCGTGCGCTAGAACAGCGAATTGCCCCAGGCGCAGCCATGCCGATTATTCGTACGGACAATGGACCTCAATTCGTGAGCCGCGCCTTTGGAGAGCTTGCGCAGCAGGCAGGATTTGTCCACGAACGCATCCCGCCCAAGACGCCGAACATGAATGCGTACATAGAGTCCTTTCATGCCACGCTGGAGCATTGGGTGCTGCGCAAGGAACAGTTCGAGACATTCGATGAAGCCTTCCATGCGGTGGAGGAGTTTATGGATTTTTACAACAACCGCAAGATGCATGGGAGCCTGGCACGACGCTCCCCCGCAGACTTCATGGCGTGGGTCTCCGAGCAAAAACCGGATCTTACCCGATTCCAGCGTGCTGTCTGA
- a CDS encoding TetR/AcrR family transcriptional regulator yields the protein METNRSTAEKLLLATIEVMADKGYLGASTKEIAAAAGVNEVTLFRHFGSKSNLLEAALDRYHYADIMTELFATRLTGELESDLHLIAQTYQQAMFRNKKLIRIVHKEGASLPIGEHVHRRHREKLRELLRDYFADQQRRGLIHADPPDALAQSFMYVNYGCFISRLHSDFTEPDDDSREVIRQSVKLYARALKL from the coding sequence ATGGAGACGAACAGATCGACGGCGGAAAAGCTGTTGCTGGCCACGATCGAGGTGATGGCGGACAAAGGGTATCTCGGCGCCTCGACGAAGGAGATCGCGGCAGCTGCCGGCGTGAACGAGGTCACGCTATTTCGGCATTTCGGCTCCAAGTCGAACCTGCTGGAAGCGGCGCTCGACCGCTATCACTACGCGGACATCATGACGGAGCTGTTCGCCACCCGGCTGACAGGAGAGCTGGAGAGCGACCTCCATCTCATCGCGCAGACGTACCAGCAAGCGATGTTCCGCAACAAGAAGCTGATTCGGATCGTGCACAAGGAAGGAGCCTCGCTCCCGATCGGCGAGCACGTCCACCGAAGGCATCGGGAGAAGCTCCGCGAGCTGCTGCGGGACTACTTTGCAGATCAGCAGCGGCGCGGCCTCATTCACGCCGATCCGCCCGATGCGCTTGCGCAGTCATTCATGTACGTCAATTACGGCTGCTTCATCAGCCGCCTCCACTCCGATTTCACCGAGCCGGACGATGATTCTCGCGAAGTCATCCGCCAGTCGGTGAAGCTGTATGCTAGAGCGCTCAAGCTCTAG
- a CDS encoding MFS transporter has protein sequence MSEKRPATEPSVNESTATDASTSTATESSVNESTATELSANKSTARGLATDASTSSSTEPSVNKSTATDASTSTATESSANKSTARGLATDASTSSATESSVNESTAIKHAAGGAAAAPPAPSAAEQAATEPRPGAEKLIGVLAFTMAISSMSAMMFTIVLPEMKAEFGLTLSQVSWMMTGYMLIYAIGSAIYGKLADLFRLKHLLTFGLSLFVIGSFIGLVSSSYGAVLAGRLIQSAGAAVVPAAAMIIPIRYFPPAVRGRALGMTASALALGNAIGPIFAALVVSMLHWRWLFCAPLLVLLTLPLFRRYLVDEPAKGGSLDLAGGLLLAASSASLLLALTEWSLWYAAAGIVLALLLALRLRTAREPFLRPALFRIPAYRQGLLLMMLAMVSGYALPFLTPQLLSSVHELPPGVIGFAMVPAAGLAALLGRAAGRLADRKGNAYVFYVAASLLLTFFGLMALLAGASPWVAGGALVLGQLGQTMLQISLMNSVSRTLPADQAGAGMGLVSLLNFLTGAAAGAVFSRLLDSFGGESGKGAFPVFGFIYAGLFVVVALLALTFRYRFSQRGKSGRETMPLRESIDS, from the coding sequence ATGTCCGAGAAACGTCCGGCCACCGAGCCGTCCGTAAACGAATCGACCGCCACTGATGCGTCCACATCGACCGCCACCGAATCGTCCGTAAACGAATCGACCGCCACCGAGCTGTCCGCGAACAAATCGACCGCCAGAGGGCTCGCCACCGATGCGTCCACATCGTCCTCCACCGAGCCGTCCGTGAACAAATCGACCGCCACCGATGCGTCCACATCGACCGCCACCGAATCGTCCGCGAACAAATCGACTGCCAGAGGGCTCGCAACCGACGCGTCCACATCGTCCGCCACCGAATCGTCCGTAAACGAATCGACCGCCATCAAGCATGCCGCTGGCGGAGCGGCTGCAGCTCCGCCGGCCCCATCTGCAGCCGAGCAGGCCGCCACCGAGCCGCGGCCCGGCGCGGAAAAGCTGATCGGCGTGCTTGCGTTCACGATGGCGATCTCGTCGATGAGCGCGATGATGTTCACGATCGTGCTGCCCGAGATGAAAGCGGAATTCGGCCTGACGCTGTCCCAAGTGAGCTGGATGATGACCGGCTACATGCTGATCTACGCGATCGGGTCGGCCATCTACGGCAAGCTGGCGGATCTGTTCCGCCTCAAGCACCTGCTCACGTTCGGCCTCTCGCTGTTCGTCATCGGCTCCTTCATCGGCCTCGTCTCCAGCTCTTACGGGGCGGTGCTGGCCGGCCGCCTCATCCAGTCGGCGGGAGCGGCCGTCGTGCCCGCAGCCGCGATGATTATTCCGATCCGCTACTTCCCGCCGGCCGTCCGCGGCCGCGCGCTCGGGATGACCGCCTCCGCGCTTGCGCTCGGCAACGCCATCGGCCCGATCTTCGCCGCGCTCGTCGTCAGCATGCTGCACTGGCGCTGGCTGTTCTGCGCACCGCTGCTCGTGCTGCTCACGCTCCCGCTGTTCCGCCGCTATCTCGTCGACGAGCCCGCCAAAGGCGGCTCGCTCGATCTCGCCGGCGGCCTCCTGCTGGCCGCCTCGAGCGCCTCGCTGCTGCTTGCCCTGACGGAATGGAGCCTTTGGTACGCTGCGGCCGGCATCGTTCTCGCCCTGCTGCTGGCGCTGCGGCTGCGCACGGCGCGCGAGCCGTTCCTGCGCCCGGCGCTGTTCCGCATCCCCGCCTATCGCCAAGGGCTTCTGCTGATGATGCTGGCGATGGTTTCGGGCTACGCGCTGCCTTTCCTGACCCCGCAGCTGCTCTCGTCCGTGCATGAGCTTCCTCCCGGCGTGATCGGCTTCGCGATGGTGCCGGCGGCCGGACTCGCCGCGCTGCTCGGCCGCGCGGCCGGACGTCTCGCGGACCGCAAAGGCAACGCGTACGTCTTTTACGTTGCCGCCAGCCTGCTGCTGACCTTCTTCGGCCTGATGGCGCTGCTTGCCGGTGCATCGCCTTGGGTCGCCGGAGGGGCGCTCGTGCTCGGCCAGCTCGGCCAGACGATGCTGCAGATTTCCCTCATGAACTCGGTCTCGCGCACGCTGCCGGCCGATCAGGCGGGTGCCGGGATGGGTCTGGTCTCCCTGCTCAACTTCCTGACCGGTGCCGCGGCGGGAGCGGTGTTCAGCCGTCTGCTGGACAGCTTCGGCGGCGAATCGGGCAAAGGAGCTTTTCCGGTCTTCGGCTTCATCTATGCGGGGTTGTTCGTGGTCGTCGCCCTGCTCGCGCTGACGTTCCGCTACCGCTTCAGCCAACGCGGCAAGAGCGGCAGGGAAACGATGCCGCTCCGCGAGTCCATTGATTCATGA
- a CDS encoding transglutaminase domain-containing protein: MKHRIANLLLALSLAVSIYVVEARVGSPAQADSLADTDAPAVSAVEPRSGADGLGNSPEDGTGPSGGPSAGTESPPESGTDQVAVPSNGSAGAGIAGKPGGEATAQPQPASSSESPDAGGVAAAGATASASEPQTNAAGESSAADQARAKLVGGLAEGFRSRSPEFRLTFRGGHEQLVELMPDLVQQGLYQDDYTAYVLKSYAYKIRSVSGTSTITMTAKYRETPEQTAEVARRSKEIVAGLIRPGMSDEQKAGAIHDWIVRHVRYDESLTRYTAYEALELRSAVCQGYALLAYRMLTEAGLETRIVEGTVDTGDHAWNLVRIDGRWHHMDTTWDDPLPDRGDEVSRRYYLLSDEEMRQDHEWTKPYPEAPTSFGEAR, from the coding sequence ATGAAGCACCGGATCGCGAACCTGCTGCTGGCACTGTCGCTGGCGGTATCGATCTACGTGGTGGAGGCGAGAGTCGGCAGTCCGGCGCAGGCCGACAGCTTGGCGGACACCGATGCGCCGGCGGTCTCAGCGGTGGAGCCGAGAAGCGGTGCCGACGGACTCGGAAATAGCCCAGAGGACGGGACCGGGCCAAGCGGCGGCCCGTCCGCCGGAACCGAATCCCCGCCCGAAAGCGGCACGGACCAAGTCGCCGTGCCGAGCAACGGCTCAGCGGGGGCTGGAATCGCCGGCAAGCCCGGCGGCGAAGCCACTGCCCAGCCGCAGCCGGCCTCCTCATCGGAAAGCCCGGACGCCGGCGGCGTGGCTGCGGCCGGAGCGACCGCTTCAGCCTCCGAGCCGCAGACGAACGCGGCCGGCGAATCGTCCGCGGCGGATCAAGCCCGCGCCAAGCTGGTGGGCGGCCTGGCCGAAGGCTTTCGCAGCCGCAGCCCCGAGTTCAGGCTGACCTTCCGGGGCGGCCACGAGCAGCTTGTCGAGCTGATGCCGGACTTGGTGCAGCAAGGCCTTTACCAGGACGACTACACGGCCTATGTGCTGAAATCGTACGCCTACAAGATCCGCTCGGTCTCCGGCACGTCGACGATCACGATGACCGCCAAGTACCGCGAGACGCCGGAGCAGACCGCCGAGGTCGCCCGCCGCTCCAAGGAGATCGTCGCGGGGCTGATCCGGCCGGGCATGAGCGACGAGCAGAAGGCAGGCGCGATTCACGACTGGATCGTGCGCCATGTGCGCTATGACGAGTCGCTCACGCGCTACACCGCCTACGAGGCGCTGGAGCTGCGCTCGGCGGTATGCCAGGGCTATGCGCTGCTTGCCTACCGCATGCTCACCGAAGCAGGGCTCGAGACCCGCATCGTCGAAGGCACGGTCGATACCGGCGACCACGCCTGGAACCTGGTGCGCATCGACGGCCGCTGGCATCACATGGACACGACCTGGGATGACCCGCTGCCGGACCGCGGCGACGAGGTCAGCCGCCGATACTATCTGCTGTCGGACGAGGAGATGCGCCAGGACCATGAGTGGACGAAGCCGTACCCGGAAGCGCCGACGAGCTTCGGGGAAGCCCGGTAG
- a CDS encoding virulence factor has product MNLISIEPTPSPNSMKLNVDETLPRGHRHTYVPAEPDAAPEPLRSLLAIAGVRSLFRTADFIALDRKPSADWAAILAEARRILQAEDGGAAAASDPASGFGEAHVLVQMFRGIPIQVRVRMGDGETRAALPQAFTDAVTRAAGSSMIRERKLEEFGVRYGDPEEIAAEIVRELEASYAEERLDALVEASLAAGPGEQSAAAPAVRPAPLTAAEAEPLLAAEDWQSRYAALDRLAVDESALPLLERALADDNASIRRLAVVYLGDLREHPQALPLLIQALADKSASVRRTAGDTLSDLGDPAATGAMITALGDRNKLVRWRAARFLYEVGDDSALEALQQAAEDSEFEIRLQAQMALERIQRGEEAAGSVWQQMTAARRRETGEAERS; this is encoded by the coding sequence ATGAACTTGATCTCCATCGAACCGACTCCGAGTCCGAACTCGATGAAGCTGAACGTCGACGAGACGCTGCCCCGAGGGCATCGCCATACGTATGTGCCGGCCGAGCCGGATGCCGCGCCGGAGCCGCTGCGCAGCCTGCTCGCCATCGCGGGCGTGCGCAGCCTGTTCCGCACGGCGGACTTCATCGCGCTCGACCGCAAGCCGAGCGCCGACTGGGCCGCGATCCTCGCGGAAGCGAGGCGCATCCTGCAGGCGGAGGACGGCGGAGCCGCCGCCGCATCCGACCCGGCAAGCGGTTTCGGCGAGGCGCATGTGCTCGTCCAGATGTTCCGCGGCATCCCGATCCAGGTGCGCGTGCGCATGGGCGACGGCGAGACGCGCGCCGCGCTGCCGCAGGCGTTCACGGATGCGGTCACCCGCGCGGCCGGATCGTCGATGATCCGCGAGCGCAAGCTCGAGGAGTTCGGCGTGCGCTACGGCGATCCGGAAGAGATCGCCGCCGAGATCGTGCGCGAGCTCGAGGCATCCTATGCGGAGGAGCGGCTCGATGCGCTTGTGGAGGCGTCGCTGGCGGCCGGTCCGGGCGAGCAGTCCGCTGCCGCGCCAGCCGTGCGGCCCGCGCCGCTGACCGCCGCCGAAGCGGAGCCGCTGCTGGCCGCCGAGGACTGGCAGAGCCGCTACGCCGCGCTCGACCGGCTCGCCGTCGACGAATCCGCGCTGCCGCTGCTGGAGCGGGCGCTTGCCGACGACAACGCCAGCATCCGCCGTCTCGCCGTCGTGTATCTCGGCGACCTGCGGGAGCATCCGCAGGCGCTGCCGCTGCTCATCCAGGCGCTCGCCGACAAGTCGGCTTCGGTGCGCCGCACGGCCGGCGACACGCTGTCCGATCTCGGCGATCCCGCCGCGACTGGCGCGATGATAACCGCGCTCGGCGATCGCAACAAGCTCGTCCGCTGGCGGGCGGCGCGCTTCCTGTACGAGGTCGGCGACGACAGCGCGCTGGAGGCGCTGCAGCAGGCCGCCGAGGACAGCGAGTTCGAGATCCGGCTGCAGGCTCAAATGGCGCTCGAGCGCATCCAGCGCGGCGAGGAAGCCGCCGGCTCCGTCTGGCAGCAGATGACGGCGGCGCGCCGCCGGGAGACCGGCGAAGCCGAACGGAGCTGA